Proteins encoded by one window of Synechococcus sp. MVIR-18-1:
- a CDS encoding M23 family metallopeptidase: MKPLLVLVTAIASGTSLSVLAQHPGFADADHVQAPFLLASAPATQSRIWVKVSTKSTLKGIAADLGLTSTDLTALNDQTSFEVIKAGSWIVLPADAEESLANASHLDGTTVLHKAPLQSPPDPQSVVRIKANESLSTFSRDQGVSLSELRSLNPGLDLARLAIGSEVRVAKASPRALLAIRPTVSGGASFPALPPLPGMEDGGVVGNQSFMWPTKGVFTSGFGWRWGRMHKGIDIANNVGTPIVAAKDGVVKFSGWSSGYGYLVELAHADGSSTRYAHNSRLLVRKGQIIPQGVKISLMGSTGRSTGPHLHFEIRQRGGSALDPMAKLPARRRA; this comes from the coding sequence ATGAAGCCCCTTCTCGTTCTCGTTACGGCAATCGCATCAGGAACGTCTTTATCTGTTTTGGCGCAGCATCCAGGCTTCGCTGACGCTGACCACGTACAAGCCCCATTTCTTCTGGCATCAGCACCAGCAACTCAAAGCAGGATTTGGGTCAAGGTCTCGACGAAGAGCACTCTTAAAGGTATAGCCGCGGATCTTGGCCTTACCTCCACTGATTTAACCGCTCTTAACGACCAGACGTCCTTCGAGGTGATCAAGGCTGGCTCGTGGATCGTTCTCCCTGCTGACGCTGAGGAAAGCCTCGCAAACGCAAGTCATCTTGACGGAACAACGGTTCTTCATAAGGCGCCGCTTCAATCTCCTCCAGATCCGCAATCCGTTGTTCGCATCAAAGCGAACGAATCTCTTTCAACCTTTTCACGAGACCAAGGGGTCAGCTTGAGTGAATTGCGCTCGCTCAACCCTGGCCTAGACCTAGCCCGTTTGGCCATCGGCAGCGAAGTGCGTGTTGCCAAAGCTTCACCGCGGGCCCTCTTGGCGATCCGTCCAACCGTTTCAGGCGGCGCAAGTTTTCCAGCTCTGCCCCCATTACCTGGAATGGAGGATGGTGGTGTCGTTGGGAATCAATCCTTCATGTGGCCCACAAAAGGAGTTTTTACCTCTGGATTCGGATGGAGATGGGGCCGCATGCATAAGGGCATCGATATTGCAAACAACGTTGGTACCCCAATTGTTGCGGCCAAAGATGGCGTCGTGAAATTTTCTGGCTGGAGTAGCGGATACGGCTATTTAGTGGAGTTAGCTCACGCCGACGGTTCATCCACCCGCTACGCCCACAACAGCCGTCTACTGGTTCGCAAAGGACAGATCATTCCCCAGGGAGTAAAAATCTCACTCATGGGCAGTACTGGAAGAAGCACTGGACCTCATCTGCATTTCGAAATACGCCAACGTGGTGGTTCAGCATTAGATCCAATGGCAAAGCTTCCAGCACGTCGTCGGGCTTAA
- a CDS encoding peroxiredoxin, whose protein sequence is MTDNGCLRVGQQAPDFTATAVVDQEFKEISLSQYRGKYVVLFFYPLDFTFVCPTEITAFSDRYSDFSSKNTEVLGISVDSQFSHLAWIQTARNQGGIGDINYPLVSDLKKEISTAYNVLDDAEGVALRGLFIIDPEGVIMHATINNLPVGRNVDETLRVLQAFQYVQSNPDEVCPANWTPGEKTMKPDPKGSKEFFAAIG, encoded by the coding sequence ATGACCGACAACGGTTGCCTGCGCGTGGGCCAACAGGCCCCTGATTTCACCGCTACCGCTGTAGTTGATCAAGAGTTCAAAGAGATCAGCTTGTCTCAGTACCGCGGTAAGTACGTGGTGCTGTTTTTCTACCCTCTGGACTTCACCTTCGTTTGCCCAACTGAAATCACAGCGTTCAGCGATCGCTACTCTGATTTCTCCAGCAAGAACACTGAAGTTCTGGGCATCTCCGTGGATAGCCAATTCAGTCACCTGGCTTGGATCCAGACCGCACGTAATCAAGGTGGAATCGGCGATATCAACTATCCGCTCGTTTCAGACCTGAAGAAGGAAATTTCCACTGCTTACAACGTTCTCGATGACGCTGAAGGCGTGGCTCTGCGTGGTTTGTTCATCATCGACCCTGAGGGTGTGATCATGCACGCCACGATCAACAACCTGCCTGTTGGCCGGAATGTTGATGAGACCCTGCGCGTCCTTCAGGCGTTCCAGTATGTGCAGTCCAATCCAGATGAAGTCTGTCCAGCGAACTGGACTCCAGGCGAGAAGACCATGAAGCCTGATCCCAAGGGCAGCAAAGAGTTTTTTGCTGCGATCGGCTGA